The following proteins are encoded in a genomic region of Streptomyces sp. SLBN-31:
- a CDS encoding FAD-dependent monooxygenase → MGAIEVPVLIVGGGGCGLSASVFLSDQGVDHLLVERHPDTSRVPKAHYLNQRTMEIYRQHGVADDVLAEAAPLEKFGKVRWQTTLAGDGPLERRLIHEMDAFGGGALRETYAAAGPLLPAKLPQMWLEPILRRHAEQRNPGRILFHHELTSFREEGDHVVAEIRNVESGETTTVTAQYLLGADGGRMVGSEVGIQLQGPPGLVNTTTVYFSADLSEWWEEGTLITHFLSPEDPDLSSNLIEMGPRWGKECEQWGLHFAPGPPGRWNNDNVVPRIRELLRIPDLQVTVHKVTDWIVHAHLADRYRVGRVLIAGDAAHRQPPAVGLGLNTGIQDAHNLAWKLAAVLAGRAGDTLVDSYEAERRPVGRENVDWAVSAAVHHQAVIDAVGAGHNIPAGRRRQRLESYFDPSPLGDTVRARALEIFHTHRGGCQSLDMEVGFHYEDGALVTDGSTPPARVPMRNEHQPTSRPGHRLPHAWITAGGRRLSTLDLTGPTDFTLITGPEGTAWREAAVRVAEKFSVALRTVSIGAGGTHADVDGGWAAVREITDSGALLVRPDQHVAWRSTDGAGDPEQVLAQVFATVLDR, encoded by the coding sequence ATGGGAGCCATCGAGGTTCCGGTTCTGATCGTGGGCGGTGGCGGGTGCGGTCTGTCCGCCTCCGTCTTCCTGTCCGACCAGGGCGTCGATCATCTGCTGGTGGAACGGCACCCGGACACATCGAGGGTTCCGAAGGCGCACTACCTCAACCAGCGCACGATGGAGATCTACCGGCAGCACGGCGTCGCCGACGACGTGCTCGCCGAGGCGGCGCCGCTGGAGAAGTTCGGCAAGGTGCGCTGGCAGACCACGCTCGCCGGTGACGGGCCGCTGGAGCGGCGCCTGATCCACGAGATGGACGCCTTCGGCGGCGGCGCGCTGCGCGAGACCTATGCGGCGGCCGGGCCGCTGCTGCCCGCCAAGCTGCCGCAGATGTGGCTGGAGCCGATCCTGCGCCGGCACGCCGAGCAGCGCAATCCCGGGCGGATCCTCTTCCACCACGAGCTGACCTCCTTCCGCGAGGAGGGCGACCACGTCGTCGCCGAGATCCGCAACGTGGAGAGCGGGGAGACCACCACGGTCACGGCGCAGTACCTTCTGGGCGCCGACGGCGGCCGCATGGTCGGATCCGAGGTCGGCATCCAGCTGCAGGGCCCGCCCGGCCTGGTCAACACCACCACCGTGTACTTCTCCGCCGACCTCTCCGAATGGTGGGAGGAGGGCACGCTCATCACGCACTTCCTCAGCCCCGAGGACCCCGACCTGTCCAGCAACCTCATCGAGATGGGGCCGCGCTGGGGCAAGGAGTGCGAGCAGTGGGGCCTGCACTTCGCCCCCGGCCCGCCCGGACGCTGGAACAACGACAACGTCGTGCCCCGCATCCGCGAGCTGCTGCGCATCCCCGACCTTCAGGTGACGGTGCACAAGGTGACGGACTGGATCGTGCACGCCCACCTCGCCGACCGCTACCGGGTGGGCCGCGTGCTCATCGCCGGCGACGCCGCGCACCGCCAGCCCCCGGCCGTCGGCCTGGGCCTGAACACCGGCATCCAGGACGCCCACAACCTCGCCTGGAAGCTGGCCGCGGTCCTCGCCGGCCGCGCCGGCGACACCCTGGTCGACAGCTACGAGGCCGAACGCCGGCCCGTGGGCCGGGAGAACGTGGACTGGGCGGTCTCCGCGGCCGTCCACCACCAGGCCGTCATCGACGCCGTCGGCGCCGGCCACAACATCCCCGCCGGCCGCCGCAGGCAGCGCCTGGAGTCCTACTTCGACCCCTCGCCGCTCGGCGACACCGTGCGGGCCCGCGCCCTGGAGATCTTCCACACCCACCGCGGGGGCTGCCAGTCCCTCGACATGGAGGTCGGCTTCCACTACGAGGACGGCGCGCTCGTCACGGACGGCAGCACGCCGCCCGCCCGCGTCCCCATGCGCAACGAGCACCAGCCCACCTCCCGCCCCGGACACCGGCTGCCGCACGCCTGGATCACCGCCGGCGGCCGGCGCCTGTCCACCCTGGACCTCACCGGCCCGACCGACTTCACCCTCATCACCGGCCCCGAGGGCACAGCCTGGCGCGAGGCGGCCGTACGCGTGGCGGAGAAGTTCTCCGTCGCCCTGCGCACGGTCAGCATCGGCGCCGGCGGCACTCACGCCGACGTCGACGGCGGCTGGGCGGCCGTGCGGGAGATCACCGACAGCGGCGCCCTGCTGGTCCGTCCCGACCAGCACGTCGCCTGGCGCAGCACGGACGGCGCCGGCGACCCCGAGCAGGTCCTGGCGCAGGTCTTCGCCACGGTGCTGGACCGCTGA
- the hemG gene encoding protoporphyrinogen oxidase produces the protein MAGTEQDQVSGKPHVVVIGGGIAGLAAAFQLRNEPVRVTVLEASSRLGGKLSVSEVAGVAVDEGAESLYANRRRTTGLIADAGLGEKIMSAGVTASAIWSRGEIRQQPDRQFMGVPCDMDDLARSGVVSGEGVERARQDLVLPSFDREGDVSVADYVGGRFGQEVVDRLVEPFLAGVFAGRATDLSFEATLTPLAKAARSHVSLADAAGSLTPVLAPGQKPPPVRVATLEGGFGSLPAVLVREVLAAAPDASVRTDAPVRELARSADGWRISVGTASGTEHLTADAVIIAVPAAPAGRLLAQVPGTGRAVSAFAEVPYANVAVVTLAYPRSAFPGGLAGRGYAAYRVPAPEGKAVKEVTFTTVKWPHLAGEVEIVRCAMGRFGEEDLLGRDDADLVALATAELAEATGVHGVPVASRVSRWQDALPQYTVGHFERVRQIRETVAAQPGLAVCGALYDGVGVGVCMASARQATEQVLAWVKQDAAARATAVGA, from the coding sequence ATGGCTGGCACCGAACAGGATCAGGTGAGTGGAAAGCCCCATGTGGTCGTCATCGGGGGTGGCATCGCGGGACTGGCGGCGGCGTTCCAGCTCCGCAACGAGCCGGTCCGGGTGACGGTGCTGGAGGCGTCCTCCCGGCTCGGCGGGAAACTGTCGGTCTCCGAGGTCGCGGGCGTCGCCGTCGACGAGGGCGCCGAATCGCTGTACGCCAACCGGCGCCGCACGACCGGGCTGATCGCGGACGCCGGACTCGGCGAGAAGATCATGTCGGCGGGTGTGACGGCGTCGGCGATCTGGAGCAGGGGCGAGATCCGGCAGCAGCCGGACCGTCAGTTCATGGGCGTGCCCTGCGACATGGACGACCTCGCCCGCTCCGGCGTGGTCTCGGGTGAGGGCGTGGAGCGGGCCCGGCAGGATCTGGTGCTGCCCTCCTTCGACCGGGAGGGTGACGTCTCGGTCGCCGACTACGTCGGCGGGCGCTTCGGCCAGGAGGTCGTGGACCGTCTGGTCGAGCCGTTCCTGGCCGGGGTGTTCGCCGGCCGGGCCACGGACCTGTCGTTCGAGGCCACGCTGACGCCGCTGGCGAAGGCGGCCCGCTCGCACGTCTCGCTGGCGGACGCGGCCGGCTCGCTGACGCCCGTGCTCGCTCCGGGGCAGAAGCCGCCGCCGGTGCGGGTGGCGACCCTGGAGGGCGGGTTCGGCTCGCTGCCCGCGGTGCTGGTGCGCGAGGTGCTGGCGGCGGCGCCGGACGCGTCGGTGCGCACCGACGCCCCCGTCCGCGAGCTGGCCCGCAGTGCGGACGGCTGGCGGATCAGCGTGGGCACGGCCTCCGGGACGGAGCACCTCACGGCGGACGCCGTGATCATCGCCGTTCCGGCCGCTCCCGCGGGCCGGCTGCTCGCGCAGGTGCCCGGCACCGGCCGGGCCGTCTCGGCGTTCGCCGAGGTGCCCTACGCCAACGTGGCGGTGGTGACCCTCGCCTATCCCCGTTCGGCGTTCCCCGGCGGCCTTGCGGGCCGCGGCTATGCCGCCTACCGGGTGCCGGCGCCGGAGGGCAAGGCGGTCAAGGAGGTCACCTTCACCACCGTGAAGTGGCCGCACCTGGCCGGCGAGGTGGAGATCGTGCGCTGTGCGATGGGCCGGTTCGGCGAGGAGGACCTGCTGGGCCGCGACGACGCCGACCTGGTGGCGCTGGCGACCGCGGAACTGGCCGAGGCCACCGGGGTGCACGGTGTGCCGGTGGCCAGCCGGGTCAGCCGCTGGCAGGACGCGCTGCCGCAGTACACCGTCGGCCACTTCGAGCGGGTGCGGCAGATCCGTGAGACGGTCGCCGCCCAGCCTGGTCTCGCCGTGTGCGGCGCCCTGTACGACGGGGTGGGTGTGGGGGTGTGCATGGCCTCCGCGCGGCAGGCCACCGAGCAGGTGCTGGCCTGGGTGAAGCAGGACGCCGCCGCCCGTGCGACGGCGGTCGGAGCCTGA
- a CDS encoding FAD-dependent oxidoreductase translates to MARDVIVVGAGPVGLMTAGELALRGVHVVVLERLDAPTRQSRGASFTKRTAECFDQRGLLERLGATEPADSHFGGVPIDLGMLEEDHYGHRGVSQFRTERMLEEWVGELGVPVLRGFEVTGLRQDDDEVVVSVDGPDGTAEERAAYLVGCDGGRSTVRRLAGIAFPGTDGRRGFLTADVTGIDTRKRRIGEDLPGGSMVMAMDLENGVTRVVVHEAGTQPPRDRGAIAFADLADAWQRLTGESIHHGQCRWISCFTDASRAAAAYRSGRVFLAGDAAHVQPPAMAQGLSVGVQDAVNLGWKLAATVQGRAPEGLLDTYHGERHPVGEQLARNARAAIELRLTGADMDPVREVVGELLAHRDAAEYAAGMLSNLGVRYDLAKGDHPLLGRRMPPDTALTLADTTRTRVGELLRTGRGLLLTSDEAIAAAAHGHRDRVDIHTGTWTVPGTALDAVLIRPDGYVAWTCPGTVDDLTQALERWFGTAHGTL, encoded by the coding sequence ATGGCCAGGGATGTAATCGTCGTCGGGGCCGGCCCGGTCGGGCTGATGACCGCCGGTGAACTCGCCCTGCGCGGCGTTCACGTCGTCGTCCTGGAGCGCCTGGACGCCCCCACCCGCCAGTCACGCGGCGCGAGCTTCACCAAGCGCACCGCCGAATGCTTCGACCAACGTGGCCTGCTGGAGCGGCTGGGGGCCACCGAGCCCGCCGACAGCCACTTCGGCGGGGTGCCCATCGACCTCGGCATGCTGGAGGAGGACCACTACGGGCACCGGGGGGTCTCCCAGTTCCGCACCGAGCGGATGCTGGAGGAGTGGGTGGGCGAACTCGGCGTGCCCGTCCTGCGCGGCTTTGAGGTGACCGGCCTGCGCCAGGACGACGACGAGGTCGTGGTCAGCGTCGACGGCCCCGACGGGACCGCCGAGGAGCGCGCCGCCTACCTCGTGGGCTGCGACGGCGGGCGCAGCACGGTGCGCCGGCTGGCCGGCATCGCCTTCCCCGGCACCGACGGCCGGCGCGGCTTCCTCACCGCCGACGTCACCGGCATCGACACCCGCAAGCGGCGCATCGGGGAGGACCTGCCCGGCGGCAGCATGGTGATGGCGATGGACCTGGAGAACGGCGTCACCCGGGTCGTCGTCCACGAGGCCGGCACCCAGCCGCCCCGCGACCGAGGCGCCATCGCCTTCGCCGACCTCGCCGACGCCTGGCAGCGGCTGACGGGCGAGTCCATCCACCACGGGCAGTGCCGCTGGATCAGCTGCTTCACCGACGCCTCCCGCGCCGCGGCCGCATACCGGAGCGGCCGGGTCTTCCTGGCCGGCGACGCCGCGCACGTGCAGCCCCCGGCCATGGCGCAGGGGCTGAGCGTGGGCGTGCAGGACGCGGTCAACCTCGGCTGGAAGCTGGCCGCCACCGTCCAGGGCCGTGCGCCTGAAGGCCTGTTGGACACCTATCACGGTGAACGGCACCCGGTGGGCGAGCAGTTGGCGCGCAACGCCCGCGCGGCGATCGAACTGCGCCTGACCGGTGCGGACATGGACCCGGTGCGCGAGGTCGTGGGCGAGCTGCTGGCCCACAGGGACGCCGCCGAGTACGCGGCGGGCATGCTGAGCAACCTCGGCGTCCGCTACGACCTGGCCAAGGGCGACCACCCCCTGCTGGGCCGGCGCATGCCCCCCGACACCGCCCTCACCCTGGCCGACACCACCCGCACCCGCGTCGGCGAACTGCTGCGCACCGGACGCGGCCTGCTCCTGACGTCCGACGAGGCCATTGCCGCGGCCGCCCACGGTCACCGCGACCGCGTCGACATCCACACCGGCACCTGGACCGTGCCGGGCACGGCCCTGGACGCCGTCCTGATCCGTCCCGACGGCTACGTCGCCTGGACCTGCCCCGGCACCGTCGACGACCTCACCCAGGCCCTCGAGCGCTGGTTCGGCACCGCACACGGGACCCTCTAG
- a CDS encoding FAD-dependent monooxygenase — protein sequence MKTTDVIVVGAGPVGLMLAGELRLAGVDVAVYDRLPAPTEESRALGFNRRAAESLDQRGLLPRLGAVRWGPMGHFGGVRFDLGMLDEDHSGVLGLSQTRTEQALGQWLAELGVPVRRGREVTGLREATDHVVVSYAGPDGAGEESARYVAGCDGAGSTVRRLAGIPTTVWEPTRGMYTAEITGVSPRPRPIGERLPGGRMVVCTPLGGGRCRVVVHDPALPARPEPGALTFAEVADAWRRLTGESIDEAQCLWLWASGNSSALAETYRRGRVLLAGDAAHEIPPLAAWGLSAGLQDAVNLGWKLAATVQGRAPEGLLDTYHGERHPVGEQLIRNARAAARLYLGDEAMDPVREVVGELLAHKDAAEQTAGIVSGLGIRYDLAEGDHPLLGRRMPPDTALTLADGARTRVGELLRTGRGLLLTSADTLAAAAQDYSDRVHTVTAAWSMPGTPLDAVLIRPDGYVAWTSPHTADDLTQVLEHWFGTARVRQPAGR from the coding sequence ATGAAAACAACTGACGTCATCGTGGTCGGTGCGGGCCCGGTCGGCCTGATGCTGGCCGGAGAACTGCGGCTGGCCGGAGTGGACGTGGCCGTCTACGACCGGCTGCCCGCCCCGACCGAAGAGTCCCGGGCACTGGGCTTCAACCGGCGCGCCGCCGAATCCCTGGACCAGCGCGGACTGCTGCCCCGCCTGGGCGCGGTGCGGTGGGGCCCGATGGGCCACTTCGGCGGGGTCCGCTTCGACCTCGGCATGCTGGACGAGGACCACAGCGGGGTGCTGGGCCTGTCCCAGACCCGCACCGAACAGGCGCTGGGCCAGTGGCTGGCCGAGCTCGGCGTGCCGGTGCGCCGCGGCCGGGAGGTCACCGGCCTGCGCGAGGCGACCGACCATGTCGTGGTGTCCTACGCCGGCCCCGACGGCGCCGGCGAGGAAAGCGCCCGCTACGTGGCCGGCTGCGACGGCGCGGGCAGCACGGTGCGCCGCCTGGCCGGCATCCCCACCACCGTCTGGGAGCCCACCCGGGGCATGTACACCGCGGAGATCACCGGTGTCAGCCCGCGCCCGCGGCCGATCGGCGAACGGCTGCCCGGCGGCCGCATGGTGGTGTGCACCCCGCTGGGCGGGGGCCGCTGCCGGGTGGTCGTCCACGACCCGGCCCTGCCCGCCCGCCCCGAGCCGGGTGCGCTGACCTTCGCCGAGGTCGCCGACGCGTGGCGGCGGCTGACGGGCGAGTCCATCGACGAAGCGCAGTGCCTGTGGCTGTGGGCCTCGGGCAACTCCTCCGCGCTGGCCGAGACCTACCGGCGCGGCCGGGTGCTGCTGGCGGGCGACGCCGCGCACGAGATCCCCCCGCTGGCCGCCTGGGGGCTGAGCGCCGGGCTGCAGGACGCCGTCAACCTCGGCTGGAAGCTGGCCGCCACCGTCCAGGGCCGGGCGCCCGAGGGCCTGCTGGACACCTACCACGGCGAACGCCACCCCGTCGGGGAGCAGTTGATCCGCAACGCCCGGGCCGCCGCCAGGCTCTACCTCGGGGACGAGGCCATGGACCCGGTGCGCGAGGTGGTGGGCGAACTGCTGGCCCACAAGGACGCCGCCGAGCAGACCGCGGGCATCGTCAGCGGCCTGGGCATCCGCTACGACCTGGCCGAGGGCGACCACCCCCTGCTGGGCCGGCGCATGCCCCCCGACACCGCCCTCACCCTCGCCGACGGCGCCCGCACCCGCGTCGGCGAACTCCTGCGCACCGGACGCGGCCTGCTCCTGACATCCGCCGACACCCTTGCCGCGGCCGCCCAGGATTACAGCGACCGCGTCCACACGGTCACCGCCGCCTGGAGCATGCCCGGCACCCCCCTGGACGCCGTCCTGATCCGCCCCGACGGCTACGTCGCCTGGACCTCCCCGCACACCGCCGACGACCTCACCCAGGTGCTCGAGCACTGGTTCGGCACCGCACGCGTCCGGCAGCCCGCCGGCCGGTGA
- a CDS encoding SDR family oxidoreductase, whose amino-acid sequence MTDEKIALVTGANKGIGFAVARRLGERGIVVIVGAREETRGKQAADALAADGIAATTLRLDVRDPACVAEAAAEIERRYGRLDILVNNAGTAGSFTGPPSAASAADLREVYETNVFGVVTVTGAMLPLLRRSKAGRIVNLSSHTASLALTSDPGSPLAGVNMIAYQSSKTALNALTLAYAKELRGTSVKVNAALPGVVATDINHHRGRRTPAEGAAVVVRLALLEESGPSGVCLADEGPIPW is encoded by the coding sequence GTGACGGACGAGAAGATCGCTCTGGTCACCGGTGCCAACAAGGGCATCGGATTCGCCGTGGCACGCCGGCTCGGTGAGCGGGGGATCGTCGTCATCGTCGGCGCGCGCGAGGAGACGCGTGGCAAGCAGGCCGCCGACGCGCTGGCCGCCGACGGCATCGCCGCGACAACGCTCAGGCTCGACGTGCGGGACCCGGCTTGTGTCGCCGAGGCCGCGGCGGAGATCGAACGGCGTTATGGCCGCCTGGACATCCTGGTCAACAACGCCGGCACCGCGGGCAGCTTCACCGGCCCCCCGAGCGCCGCGAGCGCGGCGGATCTGCGGGAGGTGTACGAGACCAACGTCTTCGGCGTGGTCACCGTCACCGGCGCGATGCTGCCGCTGCTGCGCCGCTCGAAGGCCGGCCGGATCGTCAACCTCTCCAGCCACACCGCCTCGCTGGCCCTGACCTCGGACCCCGGCTCCCCGCTGGCGGGCGTCAACATGATCGCCTACCAGTCGTCGAAGACCGCGCTGAACGCGCTCACGCTCGCCTACGCCAAGGAGCTGCGCGGGACTTCCGTCAAGGTCAACGCGGCCCTGCCCGGCGTGGTGGCCACGGACATCAACCACCACCGCGGCCGGCGCACACCCGCCGAGGGGGCGGCCGTCGTGGTCCGCCTGGCCCTGCTGGAGGAGTCCGGCCCGTCGGGCGTGTGCCTGGCGGACGAGGGACCGATCCCCTGGTAG
- a CDS encoding NmrA/HSCARG family protein, producing the protein MALEGTILVLGATGRQGGAVARELLRRGHRVHALVRDAAKDQARALAEAGAVLIRGDMDDQASLAAAMDGVHGVFSVQTFRQPGGVEAEERQARAVADAAVRAGVRHFVYSSVGGADRDTRVPHFESKHRVEQYLATLDLPTTVLRPVMFHDILLDIAPRPAGDGLVLAMWLDPQIPVQLIATGDIGVFAADAFENADAWLGRTVEIAGDALTGPQMAAAFEAVSGIPTRYQQLPIEPLRSARPDLANMFDWFERDGYRADLEELRRTRPGLITLESWLAQNWTAPVTAAAR; encoded by the coding sequence GTGGCGCTTGAGGGAACGATCCTGGTGCTCGGCGCAACCGGCCGGCAGGGCGGGGCGGTGGCCCGCGAACTGCTGCGGCGCGGCCACCGCGTGCACGCCCTGGTCCGCGATGCGGCCAAGGACCAGGCGCGGGCGCTCGCGGAGGCGGGCGCGGTCCTGATCCGCGGCGACATGGACGACCAGGCCTCCCTGGCGGCGGCGATGGACGGCGTGCACGGGGTGTTCAGCGTGCAGACCTTCCGCCAGCCCGGCGGCGTCGAGGCCGAGGAGCGCCAGGCCCGGGCGGTGGCGGATGCCGCGGTGCGGGCCGGGGTGCGGCACTTCGTCTACAGCTCGGTCGGCGGCGCGGACCGCGACACCCGGGTCCCGCACTTCGAGAGCAAGCACCGCGTCGAGCAGTACCTGGCCACCCTCGACCTGCCCACGACCGTGCTGCGCCCGGTGATGTTCCACGACATCCTGCTCGACATCGCCCCGCGCCCGGCCGGGGACGGCCTGGTGCTGGCGATGTGGCTGGACCCGCAGATCCCGGTGCAGCTCATCGCCACCGGTGACATCGGCGTGTTCGCCGCGGACGCCTTCGAGAACGCCGACGCCTGGCTGGGCCGGACGGTGGAGATCGCCGGCGACGCCCTGACCGGGCCGCAGATGGCCGCGGCCTTCGAAGCGGTCTCAGGGATCCCCACCCGCTACCAGCAACTGCCGATCGAGCCGCTGCGAAGCGCCCGCCCCGACCTGGCCAACATGTTCGACTGGTTCGAGCGCGACGGCTACCGCGCCGACCTTGAGGAGTTGCGCCGCACCCGGCCCGGCCTGATCACGCTGGAGAGCTGGCTGGCACAGAACTGGACCGCCCCGGTGACGGCGGCGGCCCGCTGA
- a CDS encoding DsbA family protein: MRYDTPTPVDFWFDPTCPWAWMTSRWILEVARQRPLELRWHLMSLTVLNEGRTDLPERWHRDLAVRMEPVRVCAAAEQTYGPQVLGDLYTELGTRFHLRQAPKEHATYAAALTAAGLDPRLADAAGAKTYDGAVRASHHDGIGRVGADVGTPVVAVGDVAFFGPVVTPAPRGEAAVRLWDGVLAMAATEGFFELKRTRTRGPVFT; the protein is encoded by the coding sequence TTGCGGTACGACACCCCAACCCCGGTGGATTTCTGGTTCGACCCGACCTGCCCCTGGGCGTGGATGACCTCCCGCTGGATCCTCGAGGTCGCCCGGCAGCGGCCGCTCGAGCTGCGCTGGCATCTGATGAGCCTGACCGTCCTCAACGAGGGACGGACCGATCTGCCCGAGCGCTGGCACCGCGACCTCGCGGTGCGGATGGAGCCGGTGCGGGTGTGCGCCGCCGCCGAACAGACCTACGGCCCGCAGGTGCTGGGCGATCTGTACACCGAGCTCGGCACCCGCTTCCACCTGCGGCAGGCGCCCAAGGAGCACGCCACCTACGCGGCCGCCCTGACGGCGGCGGGCCTCGACCCCCGCCTCGCCGACGCGGCGGGGGCCAAGACGTACGACGGCGCGGTGCGCGCCTCGCATCACGACGGCATCGGCCGGGTCGGCGCGGATGTGGGCACGCCCGTCGTCGCGGTCGGGGACGTGGCGTTCTTCGGGCCCGTGGTGACCCCCGCCCCCCGGGGTGAGGCCGCGGTGCGGCTGTGGGACGGGGTGCTCGCCATGGCGGCGACCGAGGGGTTCTTCGAGCTCAAGCGCACCCGCACCCGGGGACCGGTCTTCACCTGA
- a CDS encoding methyltransferase, with protein MSVLPEVRDQSDSYALLHLIQGAVITQALSVAARLGVADVLAGGPLSVTDIAARVGSDPQATHRLLRALAGHEVFARRADGRYENTPMSEHLREDAPDSMRGFAVLMSHPTLWEEWGHLAATVESGEANLPKLRGMGALDFFHANLDYARVFFEAFGGLSASETDPILAAYDFSVFGTVVDVIAGRGNLLAGILKQAPDTKGVLYDSKIATVDSPALFEAAGVADRFTIEHGGYLDKLPTGGDAYVFKHIIHDFSRADAITALRNAREAIAPGGKLLVIEYVIPESNEKHLGNTIDLWLMLMLGAQERTLAEYTELFAEAGFQLTRAVPTSAPISVIEGIPV; from the coding sequence ATGTCCGTGCTGCCCGAGGTTCGCGACCAGTCAGACTCCTATGCGCTGCTCCATCTCATCCAGGGCGCGGTGATCACCCAGGCTCTTTCGGTCGCGGCCCGGCTCGGCGTCGCGGACGTGCTGGCCGGCGGCCCGCTGTCCGTGACCGACATCGCGGCCCGCGTCGGCTCCGACCCGCAGGCGACCCACCGCCTGCTGCGCGCACTCGCCGGCCATGAGGTGTTCGCCCGGCGTGCGGACGGCCGCTACGAGAACACCCCGATGTCCGAGCACCTGCGGGAGGACGCCCCGGACTCGATGCGCGGCTTCGCCGTGCTGATGAGCCACCCCACGCTGTGGGAGGAGTGGGGGCACCTGGCCGCCACGGTGGAGAGCGGCGAGGCCAACCTGCCCAAGCTGCGCGGCATGGGCGCGCTGGACTTCTTCCACGCCAACCTCGACTACGCCCGGGTGTTCTTCGAGGCGTTCGGCGGGCTCTCGGCCTCCGAGACCGACCCGATCCTGGCCGCCTACGACTTCTCCGTCTTCGGCACGGTCGTGGACGTCATCGCCGGCCGCGGCAACCTGCTGGCGGGCATCCTGAAGCAGGCACCGGACACCAAGGGCGTGCTGTACGACTCCAAGATCGCCACCGTCGACTCGCCGGCGCTGTTCGAGGCGGCCGGGGTCGCCGACCGGTTCACCATCGAGCACGGCGGCTACCTCGACAAGCTGCCCACCGGCGGCGACGCCTACGTCTTCAAGCACATCATCCACGACTTCTCCCGGGCCGACGCCATCACCGCGCTGCGCAACGCGCGCGAGGCGATCGCCCCCGGCGGCAAGCTCCTCGTCATCGAGTACGTGATCCCCGAGAGCAACGAAAAGCACCTGGGCAACACCATCGACCTCTGGCTGATGCTGATGCTCGGCGCCCAGGAGCGCACCCTCGCCGAGTACACCGAACTGTTCGCCGAGGCCGGCTTCCAGCTCACCCGGGCCGTGCCCACCAGCGCGCCGATCTCGGTCATCGAGGGCATCCCGGTCTGA
- a CDS encoding carboxymuconolactone decarboxylase family protein produces the protein MTARMDNPSLVVPGALQPLLDLTEVIGKTGVPKTTLDLVRLRVSEINGRVYTFPDEQAGAWDARLPRVAGWRTESCFDEAERHALEMAEAVTLMTDPQDMASDEVWEKSAQYYTDEQLGALVMHIGLVNLWNRVNVATRQDDAAWR, from the coding sequence ATGACTGCACGGATGGACAACCCCTCCCTGGTCGTTCCCGGCGCCCTGCAGCCCCTGCTCGACCTGACCGAGGTCATCGGCAAGACGGGCGTGCCCAAGACCACCCTCGATCTGGTCCGGCTGCGCGTCAGCGAGATCAACGGCCGCGTCTACACCTTCCCCGACGAGCAGGCGGGCGCGTGGGACGCGCGGCTGCCCCGGGTGGCCGGCTGGCGCACCGAGTCCTGCTTCGACGAGGCCGAGCGGCACGCGCTGGAGATGGCCGAGGCCGTCACCCTGATGACCGACCCCCAGGACATGGCCTCCGACGAGGTCTGGGAGAAGTCCGCCCAGTACTACACCGACGAGCAACTCGGCGCCCTGGTCATGCACATCGGCCTGGTCAACCTGTGGAACCGGGTCAACGTCGCCACCCGCCAGGACGACGCGGCCTGGCGCTGA
- a CDS encoding sulfotransferase family protein, with the protein MLTLINAGLGRTGTTSLKAALDRLDCGPSFHMFDIVGDAERLRQWEEVVCDGERPDWTALFDGYQAAVDGPCALYYRQLSQAFPDAKVILTVRDADSWYRSTHDTLYQFALRSMANPPEPGSAQARLLRITRAMVWDGLFGGRFADKDHAIDVYHRHNEDVVRTLGADNVLVYDVQQGWEPLCDLLGVDVPHEAFPRTNDTASMRQRIARAAGTAAATG; encoded by the coding sequence GTGCTCACGCTCATCAACGCCGGTCTGGGCAGGACCGGCACGACCTCGCTGAAGGCGGCCCTGGACCGGCTCGATTGCGGCCCGTCCTTCCACATGTTCGACATCGTCGGCGACGCCGAACGGCTGCGGCAGTGGGAGGAGGTCGTCTGCGACGGCGAACGCCCCGACTGGACGGCCCTGTTCGACGGCTACCAGGCCGCGGTGGACGGCCCCTGCGCCCTGTACTACCGGCAGCTCAGCCAGGCCTTCCCCGACGCCAAGGTGATCCTCACGGTGCGCGACGCCGACAGCTGGTACCGCAGCACCCACGACACCCTGTACCAGTTCGCGCTGCGCAGCATGGCCAACCCGCCCGAGCCCGGCAGTGCGCAGGCCCGGCTGCTGCGCATCACCCGCGCCATGGTCTGGGACGGGCTGTTCGGCGGCCGGTTCGCCGACAAGGACCACGCCATCGACGTCTACCACCGGCACAACGAGGACGTGGTGCGGACCCTGGGCGCGGACAACGTCCTCGTCTACGACGTGCAGCAGGGCTGGGAGCCGCTGTGCGACCTCCTCGGTGTCGACGTGCCGCACGAGGCCTTCCCGCGCACCAACGACACCGCGTCCATGCGGCAGCGGATCGCCCGGGCGGCCGGTACTGCGGCCGCCACCGGTTGA